From the Streptomyces sp. Sge12 genome, the window GCCGGCTCCGGGTCGGGGCCGTCGCCCGGGACGTGTCCCATCGCCGTCCGGAAGGCCAGCGCCTCCTCGGGCAGGGTCATGGTGCGGGTCAGGCTCAGGGGGGCGAGGAGCCGCTCCTTGAGGGCCCGGTCCCAGCTGCGTCCGGTGAGGACCTCGATGATGCGGCCGAGAATGTTGTAGCCGACGTTGCTGTAGGAGACCGCGGTGCCGGGCGGACAGTCCAGCGCCACGTTCCGGGCGGCCGCCACGTAGGTGGCCAGACAGTCGTCACCGCGGCCGCTGTCGTAGGTGAAGTCACAGGTCATACCGCTGGTGTGGCTGAGGAGTCGGCGGGCGGTGATCGCCTTGGCGGCCTCCGCGTCGGCCACGGAGAACTCGGGCAGCACCTCGATCACGGGCGCGTCCAGGTCCAGTTCGCCCGCGGCGGCGAGCTGCATGACCAGGGTGGCGGTGTAGAGCTTCGCCATCGACCCCAGGTGGAACACCGAGTCGGTGGTCGCCTCCACCCCCGTGCCACGGTGCAGGATGCCGCTCGCCAGCTCGTGGATCTTCCCCTCGGTGAACACCGCGAGGGTGGCTCCCGGCACGCGGTGGGCGGCGCGCAGTGCGTCGAGGCGGTTCTGCCAGTGGGCGCAGGAGAAGGTCACGTCGGGTCCTTCGGCTCGGTGGTCTCGGACGGATCGCCGCATGCCCCTTGATCCACTCGCCGCGATCAACGTCAACGTAGGCCGTTCCAGAGGGTGTTGTTAAGGACCCGCACACGACAACGAGGGGACTTCGGGCGCCAGCCCACGACCGGCTGGTAGCCTCGAATGTCCTATGCGGTCTCCTGCCACCGACGGCACCGTCTCCGTCCAGCTCGCGCGGTTCGTCGTCGACGCGCTGCGCCGCTCCGGTGTGGAACCGGGACGGGTGGCCCGGCTGCCGGACCTCGGGCCCGAGGTGCTGGGCAACGATCTGGCCCGGGTCTCGACCGCGTCGGCGCTGGCCGTGTGGGAGCAGCTGACCCTCGCGGGGCCGGGAACGGCCATCGGTGCGCTGATCACCGATGAGGCGCCGATCGGTACCTTCGGACTGTGGGACTACCTGATCACCACCGGCCCCAGCCTGCGCGAGACCCTGCGGCAGGCGGTGGAGTACAACGCCGTCATCGGTGATGCCGCCCAGGAGAAGCTCCTCGTGGAGGAGGACGGCCGTACCTTCAACATCCGCCATGCGACGGGCAGTTGGGGTCCCGATGTGGTGGAGGCGATCGACTTCTTCGTCCTGGGCCTGTTCCTGACCCGGTCCCGGGCCGCCACCGGGCGTCCCCTCGTCCCGCTGCGCGTCTCCGTGACGCACGGCGCGTCCGGGCGCCACCGGCAGTTGACCGAGTTCTTCGGAACCACCCGCATCGATTTCGGCGCCCCGTACAACTCGATCACCTTCCACGACAACGACGTGCGCGCGCCGCTGCCCCGGGCGCAGCCGGGCCTGGACCGCCTCCTGGTCCGGCACGCCGAGCTGACGCTCGCGGCCGCACGGCCGGCCCTGCTCTGGCAGGACCGCTTCCGGATGGCCCTGGACTCCGCCTTCCGGGAGGGCGCCGTCAGCCTGGAACACGTGGCGCAGCGGCTGGCGGTGAGCCCGCGCACTCTCCAGCGGCGGCTGGGCGAGCACGGCACGACCTGGCGCGAGGAGGTCGAATCCGTGCGCCAGGAGCACGCCTTGGAGCTGCTGCGCACCACCGACCTGCCGCTGCGCTCGGTCGCGGCCCGGGTCGGTTTCAGCGACGTGCGCGCACTGCGCCGGGCGGTGCGCCGCTGGGAGGGGCGGCCGCCCCGCGACATCCGCAGTACCGCGGGCGCCGGAGCCGGAGCCGGAGCCGGAGCCGGAGCCGGCGAACCCCCGGCTACTTCATGGGGTACTGGGCCTTCTCCGCGAGCCTGCCGTCCTTGAAGCAGAAGCGGAGCACGGTCTCCTCGCCGTTCTTCGGCTCGCCGCTGGAGATGTACCAGGCGCAGGTGCTGCCCTCGGGCTCGGCCGGTCCGCCCTCCTTGAGGGCGCTCTTGACGAAGCTCTCGCCCGAGGGGAGCCGGTCGCGGACCTCGCTCTCCGCGTCGCCGGTCTTCACGGCCCCGTAGACCGCGGGGTCGACCATGCTCTTGTCGGCCATGTCGAGGAACTTGCCCACACCGAAGAACAGGGCCACGATCAGGCCCGCGCCCAGCACCAGCGCCACCCCGCACCCGATCAGACAACCCTTGCGCTGAGCCACGCCCGTTCCTCCAAGTCGTTCGCGTCCGGCGTCGGTCGCCTGGACACTCACACCCTCGCAAGGGGCAGGGGCTGCGGGCTGTCCTCGAAAGTCGTCGGATCTTGCAACGATCGTCGTTCGAGGTCGGACCCCCTGGTCCGTGTATACAGGGAGGAGATCGACTATTCGGGCGAAGCGAGAGGAACCACCGTGAGTGAGCGCACCATCGAGCCGCTGATCGTCGTCGGCGTGGACGGGTCGAACCATTCGAAGGAGGCCCTGCGCTGGGCGGTCGCACAGGCCGCGATGACGGGCAGCCGGGTGCACGCCGTCATGGCCTGGGAGTGGAACCGCAATC encodes:
- a CDS encoding AraC family transcriptional regulator, encoding MRSPATDGTVSVQLARFVVDALRRSGVEPGRVARLPDLGPEVLGNDLARVSTASALAVWEQLTLAGPGTAIGALITDEAPIGTFGLWDYLITTGPSLRETLRQAVEYNAVIGDAAQEKLLVEEDGRTFNIRHATGSWGPDVVEAIDFFVLGLFLTRSRAATGRPLVPLRVSVTHGASGRHRQLTEFFGTTRIDFGAPYNSITFHDNDVRAPLPRAQPGLDRLLVRHAELTLAAARPALLWQDRFRMALDSAFREGAVSLEHVAQRLAVSPRTLQRRLGEHGTTWREEVESVRQEHALELLRTTDLPLRSVAARVGFSDVRALRRAVRRWEGRPPRDIRSTAGAGAGAGAGAGAGEPPATSWGTGPSPRACRP